A region from the Flexistipes sp. genome encodes:
- a CDS encoding class II SORL domain-containing protein: MGNIGEFVKTADYKNEKHVPVIECPSGLKKGEASDVVVSVGKEIAHPNTTEHFISWIALYFKPEDGNIYNLGRAEFLSHGESVKGANEGPAYTDPVACFRVKLEEKGKLVAVSYCNIHGLWESEVDVSF, from the coding sequence ATGGGAAACATTGGTGAATTTGTAAAAACAGCGGATTATAAGAACGAGAAGCATGTACCGGTTATTGAATGCCCTTCAGGTCTTAAAAAAGGTGAAGCATCCGATGTAGTGGTGAGTGTGGGAAAAGAAATTGCACACCCTAACACTACGGAACATTTTATCAGCTGGATTGCTCTGTATTTCAAACCTGAAGATGGTAACATTTACAATCTCGGCAGAGCTGAATTCCTTTCCCACGGTGAATCCGTTAAAGGTGCCAATGAAGGCCCTGCATACACAGATCCTGTGGCATGTTTCAGAGTTAAGCTCGAAGAAAAAGGAAAACTTGTTGCAGTAAGTTATTGCAACATTCACGGGCTCTGGGAAAGCGAAGTGGATGTGTCATTCTGA